ATAATTCAATACTGTATTACTAATGTATATGGAACACATTTAGTATACTGTACCTCCTATCCCCACAAAAAGGTGATGTTCCAATGGAAGATATTTATTATGTTATTGAATGAATAGTATATTTTAGAAAAGTTAATTGTATAATAATTGTTATTTATTTTCATAGGGTATGCTGTGGATCCTTCAATATCAGGAAATCCTGATGATGGAAGGAGATTTGTTGGAGATGTTTCTACAGCCCAGGAAACATCTGGACTGACAGTTTTTGAAACCAAACACAAGTCAGAACAACCTCCTAAGCGCAAACGTGACAAGAATGATGATGCAGCAGATATTGAAGGATTTAAGGGACCATGGGCCAAATTTAAAAATGAACAAACTGTGATGAAACCATCAGAAGAGGAGCAGCACGCACTGGATGAGATTTTGGCCAAACGACAAAAACGAGGTAAACAGACTGATGATAAGCCCATAGAAGAAAAATCTCTTTTGCACATAAAAGATGCATATGATTATCAGGGACGGTCATTTTTACATATTCCTCAAGATGTTGGAGTAAATTTGAAGTCGCCAGAACCACCCGAGAAGTGTTTTATGCCCAAGAAATTAATACATACATGGAAGGGTCATACGAAGGGAGTGTCTGCTATTCGATGGTTTCCAAGATCTGGTCATCTTATGCTTTCTTGTGCTATGGACACCAAGATTAAAATATGGGAAGTGTACAACAATCGGCGATGTATTAGAACCTATATGGGACACAAGCAGGCAGTGAGAGATGCATGTTTTGATAATGAAGGCAAGCAGTTTCTTTCAGCTGGCTATGACCGTTTCATTAAATTGTGGGACACCGAGACTGGGGACTGTGTCTCTCGGTTTACGAGTCGAAAAATTCCATATTGTGTCAAATTCCATCCTGATGAAGAAAAGCAAAATCTTTTTGTAGCTGGCACATCTGATAAAAAAATTGTTTGTTGGGATATTAGAACTGGTGAGATAGTTCAGGAATATGATCGTCATTTAGGAGCTGTAAATACTATTACATTCATTGATGAAAACAGAAGATTTGTCTCTACTTCTGATGATAAAAGTTTGCGAGTGTGGGAATGGGACATTCCTGTTGATTTTAAATACATTGCAGATCCCACAATGCATTCCATGCCAGCTGTCACTCTTTCTCCTAATAAAAAGTGGCTAGCTTGCCAAAGCATGGATAATAAAATTGTAATATTTTCAGCCTTAGACCGTTTTAAGATGAATCGTAAAAAAA
This DNA window, taken from Procambarus clarkii isolate CNS0578487 chromosome 40, FALCON_Pclarkii_2.0, whole genome shotgun sequence, encodes the following:
- the LOC123757813 gene encoding pre-mRNA-processing factor 17 — protein: MASLLNLRDYGSDTDSDLGEVEDYVQHLKPIESGNTISQELQLVVSPPVTSTKELDDRRHIDPREKELTYNPKYEELFAPVPGPQKPQSKYHEIARNTLAGHVEPAHFNEFEFESQRRTFTTYGYAVDPSISGNPDDGRRFVGDVSTAQETSGLTVFETKHKSEQPPKRKRDKNDDAADIEGFKGPWAKFKNEQTVMKPSEEEQHALDEILAKRQKRGKQTDDKPIEEKSLLHIKDAYDYQGRSFLHIPQDVGVNLKSPEPPEKCFMPKKLIHTWKGHTKGVSAIRWFPRSGHLMLSCAMDTKIKIWEVYNNRRCIRTYMGHKQAVRDACFDNEGKQFLSAGYDRFIKLWDTETGDCVSRFTSRKIPYCVKFHPDEEKQNLFVAGTSDKKIVCWDIRTGEIVQEYDRHLGAVNTITFIDENRRFVSTSDDKSLRVWEWDIPVDFKYIADPTMHSMPAVTLSPNKKWLACQSMDNKIVIFSALDRFKMNRKKIFTGHMVAGYACTLDFSPDMSYLVSGDADGKAHVWDWKTTKLYQKWKAHDDVCIGILWHPHETSKIATAGWDGLIKYWD